A genomic segment from Microbulbifer elongatus encodes:
- the ltrA gene encoding group II intron reverse transcriptase/maturase, producing MGRQKSAEAIVDLSPQVEGRNMLEIGNPEFSMTDANTAKQEQLVADIYPRGWYPMGKPSVVPDVTVDEDPFPEETGDLMTDVVVRANMHAAYKRVMRNKGAPGVDGVTVDKLKAQLQTHWPKTREALLAGDYRPQTIRAVDIPKPDGGTRTLGIPTVMDRLIQQAIHQVLNPLYDPVFSEHSYGYRPGRSAGDAVRQARKHIAAGCGWVVDLDLEKFFDRVNHDILMSRLARRIKDKRLLKLIRRYLEAGMMIGGLETARYQGMPQGGPLSPLLSNILLDELDQELEARGHRFCRYADDCNIYVKSERAGKRVLESVSRFLSRRLKLKINPSKSDVARPSRRTFLGYTVYGSNSNARLKIAPKSIVRLKGNLKERFRRGRGLSLLKLVKSLNPVLRGWMNYYRHTRVTGILRELDIWIRRHIRKILWRQWKRPSTRMRMLVRLGLSVERAWKSSVNGRGAWWNAGAMHLRHALPNRFFARAGLMSVVAQYHRPLSTT from the coding sequence ATGGGACGACAGAAGTCAGCAGAAGCCATAGTAGATCTGTCACCGCAGGTTGAAGGGCGGAACATGTTGGAAATTGGAAACCCCGAGTTCTCGATGACGGACGCAAACACCGCAAAACAAGAACAGCTTGTTGCCGACATCTATCCCAGAGGGTGGTACCCGATGGGCAAGCCGTCGGTGGTGCCAGACGTCACGGTGGATGAAGACCCGTTTCCAGAAGAGACCGGTGACCTGATGACGGACGTGGTGGTGCGAGCCAACATGCACGCCGCCTACAAACGGGTCATGCGCAACAAAGGCGCTCCGGGTGTAGACGGTGTAACCGTCGACAAGCTGAAAGCTCAGCTACAGACACATTGGCCAAAGACCAGAGAAGCTTTATTGGCAGGTGATTATCGGCCGCAGACCATCAGGGCGGTGGATATCCCCAAGCCCGATGGCGGAACCAGAACCCTGGGCATCCCCACGGTAATGGATCGGCTGATCCAGCAGGCCATACATCAAGTGCTCAACCCTCTCTACGATCCAGTGTTCTCCGAGCACAGCTACGGCTATCGCCCGGGGCGCAGCGCCGGAGACGCCGTCAGGCAAGCGCGCAAACACATTGCCGCAGGCTGTGGCTGGGTCGTGGATCTGGATCTCGAGAAGTTCTTTGACCGGGTCAATCACGACATCTTGATGTCGCGGCTGGCACGGAGAATCAAGGACAAGCGGCTGCTCAAACTGATCCGCCGTTATCTCGAGGCGGGTATGATGATCGGCGGACTGGAAACCGCTCGCTACCAGGGCATGCCTCAAGGCGGACCTCTCTCTCCATTGCTATCCAATATCCTGCTGGATGAATTGGATCAGGAACTGGAAGCCCGAGGGCACCGCTTCTGTCGTTATGCTGATGACTGCAATATCTACGTCAAAAGCGAACGCGCAGGTAAGAGGGTGCTCGAGTCTGTCAGTCGCTTTCTGTCGCGCCGACTGAAGCTCAAGATAAACCCGAGCAAAAGTGATGTTGCGCGCCCGAGCCGACGTACCTTCTTGGGGTACACCGTGTACGGGAGCAACTCAAACGCGCGGCTAAAGATTGCGCCGAAGTCGATAGTGCGGCTCAAGGGTAACCTGAAAGAGCGGTTCAGGCGTGGAAGAGGGCTAAGCCTGCTGAAGCTGGTGAAGAGCCTTAATCCAGTGCTGCGTGGTTGGATGAACTACTACCGCCACACGCGAGTGACAGGAATCTTGCGAGAACTGGATATCTGGATACGCCGCCACATACGCAAAATCCTATGGCGTCAGTGGAAACGTCCGTCTACCCGGATGCGGATGCTGGTTCGGTTGGGATTAAGTGTGGAGCGTGCGTGGAAAAGCTCAGTGAACGGCCGGGGAGCTTGGTGGAATGCAGGCGCAATGCACCTGCGACATGCACTGCCAAATCGTTTCTTTGCTCGAGCTGGTCTGATGTCCGTGGTTGCTCAGTACCACCGGCCCTTAAGTACAACATGA
- a CDS encoding sulfatase-like hydrolase/transferase: MANQHRLWTTAILCFVAVVLTALLAPESRAGTERPNIVLITADDLGFDDLSLHGNPVIETPSLDQLAAESVQFSDFTVTPVCSTTRASLLTGRHHYKAGVSGVHGGRDYMSRDETLISEVLKERGYATGLWGKWHLGKTRGYLPWERGFDDTYYAELYVHDNSFGYRQGERVEHDTWVSEVVTDYAIDFIERNREQPFFAYLSYLAPHEPWQAPEQFVQPYREKGQRDAIANLYGMVSEMDFHIGRLLQYLDDSGLAENTLVIFMSDNGPWYGSSNAGPMLRNEWRQRNPNKSLGQKGRNWQNGVKSPLFVHWPARFAPATSNAFVHVTDIFPLLMEVTGGAAELEKPLDGESFLAALEGNVKYQRQKPFLIGSHDLVSHKKHFNEWTPVDAAARAQMPFESQMLALRQGPYKLILNPILDEPDYPEPVDGYLLFDLQKDPGERENILRERPQLASELKRTMRELYQEIMIDADSLRTPVYPVHGPVDVINAFGPASTGGEVVSGPHNLKGFSEPGDFSEYRLHVEAAGRYRLFLDKSGFQGAGLRFSVSLAGQQVPLLLEEKAIQQIGEFELPAGEAFLRFELQGNESMTPWARFDSFRRLYLVSVEVKAPESQIMQLEAVTPD, from the coding sequence ATGGCGAATCAACATCGGCTTTGGACGACCGCAATTCTTTGTTTTGTTGCCGTCGTACTGACAGCGCTGCTCGCACCTGAAAGTCGCGCTGGGACCGAGCGGCCGAATATCGTGTTGATTACCGCAGATGACCTTGGGTTTGACGACCTTTCACTGCACGGCAATCCGGTGATCGAGACTCCAAGTCTGGATCAACTGGCAGCAGAGTCCGTCCAATTCAGTGATTTCACCGTGACCCCGGTCTGCTCCACAACCCGTGCGTCGCTGTTGACCGGAAGGCATCACTATAAAGCGGGTGTTTCCGGAGTACACGGTGGCCGCGACTATATGAGCCGGGATGAAACGCTGATATCCGAAGTACTGAAAGAGCGTGGTTACGCCACTGGCCTCTGGGGTAAGTGGCATCTGGGAAAAACCCGCGGTTACCTGCCTTGGGAGCGTGGTTTTGACGATACCTACTACGCGGAGCTGTATGTACACGACAACAGTTTTGGATATCGGCAGGGCGAACGTGTCGAGCACGACACCTGGGTATCTGAAGTGGTTACCGACTACGCAATCGATTTTATCGAGCGCAACCGAGAGCAGCCTTTTTTTGCCTACTTGAGTTATTTGGCTCCCCATGAACCCTGGCAGGCGCCGGAGCAATTTGTTCAGCCCTACCGGGAAAAGGGGCAGCGTGATGCCATCGCCAATCTGTACGGTATGGTGTCCGAAATGGACTTTCATATCGGTCGGCTCTTACAGTATCTGGATGACTCGGGACTCGCGGAAAATACACTGGTCATATTCATGAGCGACAACGGTCCCTGGTACGGATCGAGTAACGCGGGTCCGATGCTGCGCAACGAATGGCGGCAGCGCAATCCCAACAAGTCGCTGGGGCAAAAAGGGCGCAACTGGCAAAACGGCGTCAAGTCGCCGCTATTTGTGCATTGGCCGGCCCGCTTCGCGCCGGCAACATCCAATGCCTTTGTGCATGTAACCGATATTTTTCCCCTGCTAATGGAGGTTACAGGCGGCGCTGCGGAGCTGGAGAAACCACTCGATGGGGAAAGCTTTCTCGCCGCGCTGGAAGGCAATGTCAAGTACCAGCGGCAAAAACCATTTCTGATCGGGAGCCACGATCTGGTATCTCATAAGAAACATTTCAATGAATGGACCCCGGTAGACGCGGCGGCACGTGCACAGATGCCGTTTGAGTCTCAGATGCTAGCATTGCGCCAGGGGCCTTATAAGCTGATCTTGAATCCGATTCTGGATGAGCCCGATTACCCCGAACCAGTGGACGGCTATCTGCTGTTCGATCTGCAGAAAGATCCCGGTGAGCGCGAGAATATCTTACGCGAGCGGCCACAATTGGCTTCAGAGCTGAAAAGAACCATGCGCGAGCTGTATCAGGAAATCATGATCGATGCCGATAGTTTGCGCACGCCAGTCTACCCGGTTCACGGCCCGGTGGACGTTATCAATGCTTTTGGCCCAGCCAGTACCGGTGGCGAGGTGGTCAGTGGCCCGCACAACCTGAAAGGGTTTTCCGAACCCGGTGATTTTTCCGAATACCGGTTGCACGTCGAGGCGGCGGGGCGCTATCGCCTGTTTCTGGATAAATCCGGGTTTCAGGGCGCAGGGCTCAGGTTTTCCGTGTCTCTTGCGGGACAGCAAGTCCCTCTTTTATTGGAGGAAAAAGCCATTCAGCAGATTGGGGAATTCGAGCTCCCCGCCGGTGAAGCATTCCTGCGTTTTGAACTCCAGGGTAATGAAAGTATGACGCCCTGGGCGCGCTTTGATTCCTTCCGCAGACTATATCTGGTTTCTGTAGAAGTAAAAGCTCCCGAGTCACAGATTATGCAGTTAGAGGCAGTAACGCCGGACTGA